One Nocardia sp. BMG111209 DNA segment encodes these proteins:
- a CDS encoding DUF1330 domain-containing protein — MPKAYVIVTEDITDPEGMAAYSRAAAPSLAASGARVLAVDTQVETLEGRWHGSKTVLMEFDSPEAAKAWYESDSYTAARPLRQAAADSHAAIITGL, encoded by the coding sequence ATGCCCAAGGCCTACGTCATCGTCACCGAAGACATCACCGACCCCGAGGGGATGGCCGCCTACAGCCGCGCCGCCGCACCCTCACTGGCCGCGAGCGGCGCCCGCGTCCTGGCCGTCGACACCCAGGTGGAAACCCTCGAAGGCCGGTGGCACGGCAGCAAGACCGTACTCATGGAATTCGACTCGCCGGAAGCCGCCAAGGCCTGGTACGAATCCGACTCCTATACCGCGGCCCGGCCCCTGCGCCAGGCCGCGGCCGACAGCCACGCCGCGATCATCACCGGGCTCTGA
- a CDS encoding enoyl-CoA hydratase-related protein: MSAEPAVTVEKRDRTTVLTLNRPAKRNAINDEITAGLDHALNEFEDDPEQWFAVLTGGPEFFCAGADLAAGAGEPTERGGIAGIMTRVRGKPLVAAVEGFALGGGFELVMCCDLVVASRTARFGLPEPKRGLIPDFGGAFRVARLLPANVARELLLTGDDLDAERAERLGLVNRLVEPGAALAGALELVRRIGANAPLAVRGALRIANSAIAGDETGLWTMTEEVHAGLLASADLQEGLAAFFGRRAPDWQGR; this comes from the coding sequence ATGAGTGCCGAACCCGCGGTCACGGTCGAGAAGCGCGACCGCACAACCGTTCTCACCCTGAACCGGCCCGCGAAGCGCAACGCGATCAACGACGAGATCACCGCCGGTCTCGACCACGCGCTCAACGAATTCGAGGACGATCCGGAGCAGTGGTTCGCCGTCCTCACCGGTGGACCCGAATTCTTCTGTGCCGGAGCGGATCTCGCCGCCGGCGCCGGGGAGCCCACCGAACGCGGCGGGATCGCCGGGATCATGACCCGGGTGCGCGGCAAGCCCCTGGTCGCCGCGGTCGAGGGCTTCGCGCTCGGTGGCGGTTTCGAACTTGTCATGTGCTGCGATCTCGTGGTCGCGAGCCGGACCGCGCGGTTCGGCCTGCCCGAGCCGAAGCGGGGGCTGATCCCGGATTTCGGCGGCGCCTTCCGGGTGGCCCGCCTGCTGCCGGCCAACGTCGCCCGCGAATTACTGCTCACCGGAGACGATCTCGACGCCGAGCGGGCGGAACGGCTGGGCCTGGTCAACCGGCTCGTGGAGCCGGGCGCCGCGCTCGCCGGTGCGCTGGAACTCGTGCGGCGGATCGGCGCGAACGCGCCGCTGGCGGTCCGGGGCGCGCTGCGGATCGCCAATTCCGCCATCGCCGGCGACGAGACCGGCCTGTGGACCATGACCGAGGAGGTGCACGCCGGGCTGCTGGCCTCCGCCGATCTCCAGGAGGGCCTGGCCGCGTTCTTCGGCCGGCGCGCACCGGACTGGCAAGGCCGCTGA
- a CDS encoding SDR family NAD(P)-dependent oxidoreductase, producing MSILDKFRMDDRVVVVTGASSGLGVAFARAFAEAGADVVLAARRAAKLEATADLVREAGRKALVVETDIASSEQAYHLIDAAFAHFGRVDVLVNNAGVGTAYPATHETPDQFRAVIDVNLNGAYWAAQAAGRVMKPGSSVVNISSILGLTTAGLPQAAYSASKAGLIGLTRDLAQQWGARKGIRVNAVAPGFFETEMTDHYKPGYLDSMKPRIVLGRTGDPEELAASVVWLASDAAGYVTGQTIVVDGGVTIA from the coding sequence ATGAGCATTCTCGACAAGTTCCGGATGGACGACCGGGTCGTCGTGGTGACGGGCGCGTCGTCCGGGCTGGGCGTGGCGTTCGCGCGCGCGTTCGCCGAGGCCGGCGCCGACGTGGTCCTGGCCGCCCGGCGGGCCGCGAAGCTGGAGGCCACCGCCGATCTCGTGCGCGAGGCCGGCCGCAAGGCCCTGGTGGTCGAGACCGACATCGCGAGTTCGGAACAGGCGTACCACCTGATCGACGCCGCCTTCGCGCACTTCGGCCGGGTCGACGTCCTGGTCAACAACGCGGGTGTCGGCACCGCCTACCCGGCCACCCACGAGACGCCGGATCAGTTCCGCGCGGTCATCGACGTCAACCTCAACGGCGCGTACTGGGCCGCGCAGGCGGCCGGGCGGGTCATGAAGCCGGGCTCGTCGGTCGTGAACATCTCGAGCATCCTGGGCCTGACCACCGCCGGACTTCCGCAGGCCGCCTACAGCGCCAGCAAGGCCGGCCTGATCGGCCTGACCCGCGACCTCGCCCAGCAGTGGGGCGCCCGCAAGGGCATCCGGGTCAACGCGGTGGCGCCCGGCTTCTTCGAGACCGAGATGACCGACCACTACAAGCCGGGCTATCTCGACAGCATGAAACCCCGAATCGTGCTGGGCCGCACCGGCGATCCCGAGGAACTGGCGGCGAGCGTGGTCTGGCTGGCCTCCGACGCGGCCGGCTACGTCACCGGGCAGACCATCGTCGTCGACGGCGGCGTCACCATCGCCTGA
- a CDS encoding phosphotransferase family protein has translation MSLPGMDIEAVARFLADRGVTVRGELTAEQISGGRSNLTFRVSDGTSAWVLRRPPVAGLTPSAHDMGREYTVTEALRPTAVPVAGTVAIDREGAVLGAPCTVVDFVPGLVVRDQDDLAALTDAQVLAVVNSLVDVLVALHAVDFRAVGLESFGRPEGYVSRQVRLWARQWEQVKTRELPDAARLAAALADFAPPAEAAIVHGDFRVDNTILDADRPEIVRAVVDWEMSTLGDPLTDLALMCVYRDPVFDLVLGTTAAWTSDRLPSTDALAQRYAVTSGRDLGAWDHYLALANFKLAVIAEGIAYRARQGADSGSGALAAADATPELMAAGLRLLRHSPRSTDTVTATNHS, from the coding sequence ATGAGCCTGCCGGGTATGGACATCGAGGCGGTGGCCCGGTTCCTGGCCGACCGCGGCGTCACCGTCCGCGGCGAGCTGACCGCGGAGCAGATCAGCGGCGGCCGTTCGAATCTCACGTTCCGGGTGTCCGACGGCACGTCGGCCTGGGTGCTGCGGCGGCCGCCGGTCGCCGGGCTGACCCCGTCCGCCCACGATATGGGGCGCGAGTACACGGTGACCGAGGCCCTGCGGCCCACCGCGGTACCGGTCGCCGGAACCGTCGCCATCGATCGGGAGGGCGCCGTACTCGGAGCCCCCTGCACCGTGGTCGATTTCGTGCCCGGTCTGGTGGTCCGCGACCAGGACGACCTCGCCGCGCTGACCGACGCGCAGGTCCTCGCCGTCGTGAACTCCCTGGTCGACGTCCTGGTGGCGTTGCACGCCGTGGACTTTCGCGCGGTGGGCCTCGAATCGTTCGGCCGCCCCGAGGGTTACGTGTCCCGGCAGGTACGGCTGTGGGCCCGGCAGTGGGAGCAGGTGAAGACCCGCGAACTGCCCGATGCCGCCCGATTGGCCGCCGCCCTCGCGGATTTCGCGCCGCCGGCCGAGGCCGCGATCGTGCACGGCGACTTCCGTGTCGACAACACCATTCTCGATGCCGATCGACCGGAAATCGTTCGCGCGGTGGTCGATTGGGAGATGTCCACGCTCGGTGACCCGCTCACCGACCTGGCGCTGATGTGTGTCTACCGCGATCCGGTCTTCGATCTGGTGCTGGGGACGACGGCGGCGTGGACCAGCGACCGCCTGCCGTCGACGGATGCGCTGGCGCAGCGGTACGCGGTGACCTCGGGCCGCGATCTCGGTGCCTGGGACCACTATCTGGCCCTGGCCAATTTCAAGCTGGCCGTGATCGCCGAGGGCATCGCCTACCGGGCCCGGCAGGGTGCGGACTCCGGCAGTGGCGCCCTCGCCGCGGCGGATGCGACGCCGGAGCTCATGGCCGCCGGACTGCGCCTGTTGCGGCACTCGCCCCGGAGTACCGATACCGTCACAGCGACCAACCACTCGTAG